Proteins encoded together in one Branchiostoma lanceolatum isolate klBraLanc5 chromosome 11, klBraLanc5.hap2, whole genome shotgun sequence window:
- the LOC136445056 gene encoding C-type lectin lectoxin-Lio3-like, whose product MKGLLAVALFFCGLPFVNGLGCPDGYSYLAHARRCYRAYDRENTYDQALAACQENGSTLAMPRDGTTNDFLVALKNAANAEKHFYIGLDRQDGSWNYVDGGELGYTDWGDGEPNSRGSAADIRESTFIDRPYV is encoded by the exons ATGAAGGGACTTCTCGCTGTCGCTCTGTTCTTCTGCGGCCTGCCTTTTGTCAACG GCCTGGGGTGTCCCGATGGCTACTCGTACCTGGCACATGCCCGCCGGTGTTACCGCGCCTACGACCGTGAGAACACCTACGACCAGGCTTTGGCGGCCTGCCAAGAAAACGGCAGCACTCTTGCCATGCCTCGCGACGGAACCACCAACGACTTTCTCGTCGCTTTGAAGAATGCCGCAAACGCGGAGAAGCATTTCTACATCGGGCTGGACCGCCAGGACGGATCGTGGAATTACGTAGATGGAGGAGAGCTGGGTTACACCGACTGGGGTGACGGGGAGCCGA ACTCTCGAGGCAGCGCAGCTGATATTAGAGAATCAACATTTATAGACAGACCATACGTGTAG